Proteins from one Rubripirellula tenax genomic window:
- a CDS encoding ISAs1 family transposase — protein sequence MNSPAAIVCKSFVNVTDPRAERGHNHDLLEVIFITLTATICGANSWTDVERFANGKIKWFRRYIKLENGVPSHDTLGRIFSRLDTGEFLAAMHHWVDQFARSLRGKGIAIDGKVLRGSFDRAAAQSPLHTMAAFATETRLVIRQLSGIPDEKLTEDVLSLSQAARELHGRPHPSTIWRWAKRGVNGVKLETIRIGSGRIYTSKQSVARFLEATQESAKS from the coding sequence ATGAACAGTCCAGCAGCCATTGTTTGCAAAAGCTTTGTAAATGTTACCGACCCACGGGCTGAGCGTGGCCATAACCATGACTTGCTCGAAGTGATTTTCATCACGCTCACTGCGACGATTTGTGGTGCCAACAGCTGGACTGATGTAGAGCGGTTCGCCAATGGAAAGATCAAATGGTTTCGCCGTTACATCAAGTTGGAGAACGGCGTGCCCAGTCACGACACACTCGGACGAATTTTCAGCCGACTCGATACGGGTGAGTTTCTCGCGGCGATGCATCACTGGGTAGACCAATTTGCCCGTTCGCTTCGAGGCAAGGGCATCGCCATCGATGGAAAGGTTCTTCGTGGATCGTTTGATCGTGCTGCGGCCCAAAGCCCGTTGCACACGATGGCCGCTTTCGCTACCGAGACGCGGTTGGTCATTCGGCAGTTGTCTGGAATTCCCGACGAAAAGTTGACAGAGGACGTGCTGTCACTGTCACAAGCCGCGCGTGAGTTGCACGGCCGGCCTCACCCCTCAACTATTTGGAGGTGGGCGAAACGTGGCGTAAACGGAGTAAAGCTGGAAACAATCCGGATCGGTTCCGGACGCATTTACACCAGCAAGCAATCCGTCGCCCGGTTCTTGGAAGCAACTCAAGAATCAGCCAAATCATAG